Proteins encoded by one window of Danaus plexippus chromosome Z, MEX_DaPlex, whole genome shotgun sequence:
- the LOC116777162 gene encoding ubiquitin carboxyl-terminal hydrolase 35 produces the protein MAVKKHELVADNRNQLDLTALAQYFQMMNEQANYLPPPQELVKHCQDIVKCLARTTGTEEQLWQLLQPVERFLLRVVTTVHGDVRHEVFTAILDKFYSYISDPQSDACPATAAVLVVIDESDDEGALSAARWLVQQRENGPAGAGLRAALSCLFRWLLHWHGTPALGNWIVAYIKALEENEQYDILIQTSLDNVAKLLSSMTNPAPLHQKSADVIFHVLSSLRESAEAFDRISTEIPDVLVSLASDSGQWSRQLLQTLVDILTSMVDGILETLKGDAQDVFRDKYADVILCLERHMATRGCGHLQLTPWRTRNVCVSDTPHVPMRKVGLLNLGNTCYMNSVMQALLVTRQFSTHVMLKMTAVPYWAKMSILFSKMMHSVSTKLNPDEFFSVVKPPFFTMDNQHDSSEFLGYLFELLQSYEHCSDKNFDYTRPAVLNGASRLRMLHPHGQTHTSQSSDERPGTSQSRRSLSPRPGSSAAGSSSGSSQSLKRSSADNQNPTQKKRLRLSEATFLRRDSFIDSMFGGVLLTRVECSVCHATFLSRDVFRDLQLAFPEKTEGCQHSVQSLLEFYCSKERMSGDNQYECRDCGRLRDAERSVLIETTPKYLILVLKNFKFDSKLQTQTKLMHTVYHNHTVTLPTVRTQPVHPVYNLFAAVIHAGTTLDSGHYFTLAKDNDQWHKFNDDEVSFADENLLNGLSRSSTPYILFYRRTDVEEGAVPTLEELPPKLQESVLSHNKNYVETVRQIRHNRP, from the exons ATGGCAGTCAAAAAACATGAGTTGGTTGCGGATAATCGCAACCAACTGGATCTGACTGCGTTGGCGCAATACTTCCAGATGATGAATGAACAGGCGAACTATCTGCCACCACCTCAAGAGCTTGTTAAACATTGTCAGGATATTGTTAAATGCTTAG CAAGAACAACAGGAACAGAGGAACAATTATGGCAACTGCTACAGCCAGTCGAGAGGTTTTTGCTTCGCGTAGTGACAACAGTACACGGCGATGTTCGTCATGAAGTCTTTACAGCAATTCTAGACAAATTCTATTCCTACATATCAGATCCAc AATCGGACGCATGTCCCGCGACTGCCGCGGTGCTGGTAGTGATCGACGAGTCTGATGACGAGGGTGCTTTGTCAGCGGCCCGTTGGTTGGTCCAGCAGCGTGAGAACGGTCCGGCCGGGGCTGGACTGAGAGCAGCGTTGTCCTGCCTATTTAGATGGTTATTACATTGGCACGGGACGCCTGCATTGGGGAATTGGATAGTCGCATATATAAAAGCTTTGGAG GAAAACGAACAATACGACATATTGATACAGACGAGTTTGGACAACGTGGCCAAACTTCTATCATCAATGACCAACCCAGCACCGCTACATCAGAAATCAGCTGATGTTATCTTTCACGTTCTATCATCTTTGCGTGAATCCGCTGAGGCGTTTGATAgg ATATCCACTGAAATTCCTGATGTGCTGGTAAGCCTGGCGTCTGACAGTGGTCAGTGGAGTCGCCAATTGCTACAAACGCTGGTAGACATACTCACATCGATGGTCGATGGAATACTTGAAACGCTTAAGGGCGACGCCCAAGACGTATTCAGAGATAAATACGCTGACGTG aTACTGTGCCTGGAGAGGCACATGGCGACCCGTGGCTGCGGTCACCTGCAGCTAACACCATGGCGGACCCGGAACGTATGCGTTTCGGACACACCACACGTCCCCATGAGAAAGGTTGGCCTCCTCAACCTCGGCAACACATGCTACATGAACAGCGTGATGCAAGCTTTGCTTGTCACCAGGCA GTTTAGTACGCATGTGATGCTAAAGATGACAGCTGTGCCCTATTGGGCAAAAATGAGCATACTGTTCTCAAAGATGATGCACTCCGTATCAACCAAGCTTAACCCGGACGAGTTCTTCAGTGTTGTGAAGCCACCGTTTTTTACGATGGACAACCAGCACGATAGTTCCGAGTTTCTCgg ATACCTTTTCGAATTGCTGCAATCGTATGAACACTGCTCGGACAAGAACTTCGATTATACGCGCCCTGCCGTTCTGAACGGTGCAAGCCGCCTGCGCATGTTACATCCACACGGACAGACACACACGTCACAATCAAG tgATGAACGCCCCGGAACAAGTCAATCTCGTCGCTCTCTATCACCAAGACCTGGTAGCAGCGCTGctg GGAGTAGTTCTGGATCCTCGCAATCTTTGAAGCGTTCATCTGCTGACAATCAGAATCCGACACAGAAAAAACGTTTGAGATTGAGCGAGGCAACGTTTTTACGACGGGATTCGTTTATAGACAGTATGTTTGGAGGTGTTCTTCTAACACGAGTTGAGTGCTCCGTCTGCCATGCTACATTCCTCTCGCGAGATGTCTTCAGAGACCTCCAACTGGCTTTCCCCGAAAAAACTGAAGGATGCCAGCACAGTGTACAAAGCCTCTTAGAATTCTACTGCTCAAAGGAACGAATGTCAGGAGACAATCAATACGAATGCCGAGACTGCGGTAGACTTCGTGACGCTGAAAGGAGCGTCCTCATTGAAACGACGCCCAAGTACCTCATTTTAGTTTTGAAGAATTTCAA GTTTGACTCCAAGCTACAAACTCAGACCAAGCTCATGCACACCGTGTACCATAACCACACTGTGACATTACCGACGGTCCGTACACAGCCAGTCCACCCTGTATACAACTTGTTCGCTGCGGTCATACATGCGGGAACGACCCTTGACTCCGGCCATTATTTCACTTTAGCCAAGGACAATGATCAGTGGCACAAGTTTAACGATGATGAAGTTAGCTTCGCTGATGAGAACCTCTTAAACGGCCTGAGTCGCTCTAGCACTCCATACATACTTTTTTACCGTAGAACTGATGTTGAAGAGGGTGCTGTACCAACTCTAGAGGAACTACCTCCCAAACTACAGGAATCAGTCCTCTCACataataagaattatgtaGAGACCGTACGACAGATCCGTCATAATCGTCCCTGA
- the LOC116778142 gene encoding uncharacterized protein LOC116778142 isoform X1: MDASASNKTNPENNLYDLYLKIENPIYSARVPYNKPVVKYTRLPDFDLNTKALWSPQYISLEPRLRRIITIEEPKETTHRSLRSNVATPGVMTSKVCKRKIVTIEEESETNVYPKFLPSSRRSVSKAVNRATEVELEETTKSAQNITRLSYVKKYSKDTKCSVKYNMTNNKKETTPKFENKYKYSRGDNSGQNTTKYKEFNDNESTKSAKSIKSAGSSPKFSLSKKLLNPKENEKECTPKKNKLKEYINIKAPPKTVLDKTKRTKSPPNFNRNKMSLIKDIKDKVRPVSVIHVPLDDHFRKRDIGTEASEVIMNQAVHSINNVTTAVQAVPDVTFKDVEISTNFTPEKVNQMTSVDEVISKLGSECKDIKDTYDSLEIPNVSLINSKTDSSKDLDIEKKINNIPNSYVKEEKEHDTDIVRTPNIDNASSNVSDKDKDTVYHKSTSYIIGRATLTYTTRQKINFHLVENNEVLHSRISPRSLNYPLNVVSVLKKEISNQKYNNDDKLNYNSQDSKSDDETETRLTPINRSYALKSEKLVKPSDIISTIKLNNNLLHRDLCGQFQRELNFIDSFFESLQYLDSCSLSDRSITEKKVENWISGGANEVKNFEFGSFLSQFENEFNIDNPKTMASESLCLLNFLIQNEQIKAEYLLDALKMREDALKHFTKSQILWLEDKKKHDHTDIPTLKKKQRGAIIKLQHECGEMQRMRKALLALSEQRKLALKKTKKNIELKLRNSSDVEQIILGKKKLRRNVSTDRNNAPLKCFELSSSGCDDSTTSRPKSNASIVLNDLKAVTSAEKCVQTGESLPLTSDQSTNTFDENFVVVDGSYLNIVFQNLSPQIFSAGKQYEVNKDALKNIVDKSNMHNINQNNEVALEEFMDHIKNHELESSSPSTARSLVDEFDQIYKTYSDDDISYEVGRALVDDIKEVQVSPEAGNIKNDVKTLAVPSGGVDRSVSVDECCSCEPLVASVGIQVSKGKEVAQTSVTGPLPIPAGAASTDDVSSEVATWLTQRSSVKSTGASSSSSQSHNPSISSLSSPVQYEAEELRRQQLAIEREIKALEQQQCQLLALREIPDKPPPPYTPPTEPRPLKSLNKFIADDINEQKIHKLLFQPGKQLGETDVFEVFVKDFCQESIERQKLDRSDKYWDTCNMIPVKPKPDKEKLVKKAAADLKEVLSDVPPTVVSGVGARRSDHIDDILFAEWRRCEPEWTSLHADEVIVKNQVFESIFQKILSETVDEYKRTVLSKPSDGSVP, translated from the exons ATGGATGCATCGGCATCCAACAAAACGAATCccgaaaataatttatatgatctttatttgaaaattgaaaatcCCATCTACTCGGCTCGAGTTCCATATAATAAACCTGTAGTGAAATATACGCGCCTACCAGACTTCGATCTCAACACTAAAg CATTATGGTCACCACAATATATATCTTTGGAACCAAGGTTACGTCGCATCATTACCATTGAAGAGCCAAAAGAAACCACACATAGGTCATTGAGATCCAATGTTGCTACACCAGGTGTAATGACGTCCAAAGTATGCAAGAGAAAAATAGTAACCATTGAAGAAGAAAGTGAAACAAATGTCTATccaaaatttt taCCTAGTAGCCGTCGAAGTGTCTCTAAAGCAGTAAATAGAGCTACAGAGGTTGAATTGGAGGAAACCACAAAGAGTGCTCAAAATATAACTAGACTatcatatgttaaaaaat attCCAAGGACACAAAGTGtagtgttaaatataatatgaccaataataaaaaagaaaccactcccaaatttgaaaacaagTATAAGTATTCAAGAGGGGATAATTCAGGGCAAAACActacaaaatacaaagaattcaATGACAATG aaTCAACAAAAAGCgctaaaagtataaaaagtgCTGGGTCATCACCTAAATTTAGCTTaagtaaaaagttattaaaccCAAAGGAAAATGAAAAGGAGTGTACTCccaagaaaaacaaattaaaagaatacatCAACATTAAGGCACCACCAAAAACTGTTTTGGATAAGACAAAAAGAACTAAATCTCCACCTAATTTTAATCGTAACAAAATGTCTCTTATCAAAGATATTAAAGACAAGGTTAGACCGGTTTCTGTAATACATGTGCCACTTGATGATCATTTTCGCAAACGTGATATTGGAACTGAGGCTTCAGAGGTCATCATGAATCAAGCTGTACATTCTATTAATAATGTCACTACAGCGGTTCAGGCAGTTCCAGATGTGACATTTAAGGATGTAgaaatttcaacaaattttaCACCAGAGAAAGTGAATCAAATGACATCTGTTGATGAAGTGATAAGCAAATTAGGTAGTGAATGTAAGGATATCAAAGATACTTACGATAGTCTTGAAATACCAAATGTAAgcttaataaatagtaaaactgACTCGTCCAAAGACCTagacattgaaaaaaaaattaataatataccgAACAGTTAtgtaaaagaagaaaaagaacATGATACTGATATTGTTAGAACGCCTAATATTGATAATGCTTCTTCGAATGTTAGCGATAAAGATAAAGACACTGTATACCATAAAAGTACATCATACATTATTGGCCGAGCTACCTTAACTTATACAACAagacagaaaataaattttcacctAGTAGAAAATAACGAAGTTTTGCACTCTAGGATCTCACCACGTTCATTAAATTATCCTTTGAACGTTGTTTCCGTACTGAAAAAGGAAATATCGAATCAGAAATACAATAACGATGACAAACTAAACTACAATAGCCAAGATAGTAAATCTGACGATGAAACAGAAACTCGTCTTACTCCTATTAACCGTTCTTATGCTCTCAAGAGTGAAAAATTAGTAAAACCATCAGATATAATTAgtacaataaaacttaataacaatttgttaCATAGAGACCTCTGTGGACAGTTTCAACGAGAACTTAATTTCATTGATTCATTTTTCGAGTCTCTTCAGTATTTAGATAGCTGTTCCTTATCTGATAGAagtataacagaaaaaaaggTTGAAAACTGGATTAGCGGCGGTGCCAATGAAGTGAAGAACTTTGAATTTGGATCATTTTTGTCACAATtcgaaaatgaatttaatattgacaaCCCTAAAACAATGGCGTCCGAGAGTCTTTGTCTG CTCAATTTCCTCATTCAAAATGAGCAAATTAAAGCAGAATATCTGTTGGATGCTTTGAAAATGCGTGAAGACgctttgaaacattttacGAAGTCGCAAATTTTGTGGTTGGAAGATAAGAAAAAACATGATCACACCGACATACCGACactgaaaaagaaacaaagagGTGCAATCATAAAACTTCAACACGAATGTGGTGAAATGCAGCGCATGCGAAAGGCTCTGTTGGCGTTGTCGGAACAACGTAAACTGGCATTGAAGAAAACAAAGAAGAACATAGAACTTAAATTAAGGAATAGCTCTGATGTGGAACAAATTATATTgggaaaaaagaaattaagacGTAATGTTTCTACAGATCGTAACAATGCACCtcttaaatgttttgaattgTCTAGCAGCGGCTGCGATGATAGCACTACATCGAGGCCCAAGTCAAACGCATCCATTGTACTGAACGACTTAAAGGCAGTGACGAGCGCCGAAAAGTGCGTTCAAACAGGTGAAAGCCTCCCCCTTACATCAGACCAATCAACGAACACCTTCGACGAGAATTTTGTAGTTGTTGATGGTAGCTACTTGAACATCGTTTTCCAAAATCTATCACCTCAGATCTTCAGCGCCGGTAAACAGTACGAAGTGAACAAGGACGCCCTGAAGAATATAGTCGATAAAAGTAATATGCacaatattaatcaaaataacgAAGTAGCGCTTGAAGAGTTTATGGATCATATAAAGAATCACGAGTTGGAATCGAGTTCACCGTCCACTGCGAGAAGTTTAGTGGATGAATTCGACCAGATTTACAAGACCTATTCCGATGATGATATCTCATACGAAGTCGGCCGTGCTCTTGTGGACGACATCAAAGAGGTTCAAGTTTCACCTGAAGCTGGAAACATCAAAAATGATGTTAAGACATTGGCTGTTCCGAGTGGGGGAGTTGATCGTTCAGTGTCCGTTGACGAATGCTGTAGTTGTGAGCCATTAGTAGCTAGTGTTGGGATTCAGGTGTCCAAAGGCAAGGAAGTGGCTCAAACTAGTGTGACGGGACCATTACCTATACCAGCTGGTGCTGCTTCCACTGATGATGTATCATCTGAAGTAGCCACTTGGTTGACGCAGAGATCATCGGTGAAGTCCACCG gtgCGAGCAGTTCGAGTAGTCAATCTCATAATCCTAGCATTTCGTCATTATCATCACCAGTTCAGTACGAGGCTGAAGAATTACGTCGTCAACAACTAGCCATTGAACGAGAG ATTAAAGCATTAGAACAACAACAGTGTCAATTGTTGGCGTTGCGTGAGATACCGGACAAACCCCCACCACCGTACACGCCACCAACAGAACCACGACCGTTAAAATCTCTAAACAAGTTCATAGCTGATGACATCAATGAACAGAAAATACACAAGTTGCTTTTCCAACCTGGCAAGCAACTCGGCGAAACAGATGTATTTGAAGTATTTGTCAAAGACTTCTGCCAAGAGTCCATTGAAAGACAGAAGTTGGATAGAAGCGACAAATATTGGGACACATGCAATATGATACCGGTTAAACCCAAGCCGGATAAAGAGAAATTAGTAAAGAAAGCTGCTGCTGACTTAAAAGAAGTCTTGTCGGATGTACCACCTACCGTTGTTTCAG GTGTAGGAGCGAGGAGGTCAGACCACATAGATGATATATTGTTTGCCGAGTGGCGACGTTGTGAACCAGAGTGGACTTCGTTGCACGCAGACGAAGTGATTGTTAAAAATCAGGTGTTTGAAAGCATTTTTCAGAAGATACTATCAGAAACTGTCGACGAATATAAAAGAACTGTGCTCAGTAAACCAAGTGATGGATCTGTGCCATGA
- the LOC116778166 gene encoding uncharacterized protein LOC116778166 — translation MFLTSCFLITISGVLSRPLDDPIRIDLPVYDQPEIASNAYTSQPFEPENHPGENLKSRDSAPKQLIPNINPTTKIYYDGDSSLQDENHIVGLFGAPNKKINSAILETEGYGSKVLSVKEKAQNIVANLLQPQPIVDTIREEEKYGNSGDKFYSAGRAVVGGAEKFSNFVNSILEIPGAIIKSITSKANEKLNNLGNKIVGL, via the exons ATGTTTTTAACATCTTGTTTTCTAATCACCATATCAGGGGTTTTATCCCGCCCGTTAGATGATCCCATCCGAATCGATTTACCAGTTTACGATCAGCCTGAAATAGCGTCCAATGCTTACACGTCACAACCTTTTGAGCCTGAAAATCATCCAGGAGAAAATCTCAAAAGTCGTGATTCAGCTCCGAAACAGCTTATACCAAATATAAACCCaaccacaaaaatatattacgatgGAGATTCATCg TTGCAAGACGAGAATCATATAGTTGGGCTGTTTGGAgcaccaaataaaaaaataaacagtgcCATATTAGAAACTGAGGGTTACGGTAGCAAAGTGTTGTCTGTGAAGGAAAAAGCTCAAAATATAGTTGCAAACCTGTTACAG CCTCAACCGATAGTGGATACAATTCgagaagaagaaaaatatgGCAACTCAGGGGACAAGTTTTATAGCGCAGGTAGAGCAGTAGTGGGAGGTGCTGAGAAGTTCTCGAATTTCGTTAATTCTATATTGGAG ATTCCAGGCGCCATTATAAAGTCAATAACAAGCAAAGCTAATgaaaaattgaataatttaggGAACAAAATAGTgggtttgtaa
- the LOC116778167 gene encoding uncharacterized protein LOC116778167, with protein sequence MMELPEVTKCFGIFPPKHATYMISLFGLASGGAGIAGIVLYGLIEKAITAFFLGNSKQKMDDAVKKVVLLTLGLTSLLMLVGNILLFLGATSSSRGALSSGVIVLLVMCLIIIFEAIGLPLFCFFHEPFCVIKKLSTLLVVLSSLIITIFLELWLYFIAVANSYLVEL encoded by the coding sequence atgatggaGTTGCCCGAAGTGACGAAATGTTTTGGAATATTTCCTCCAAAACATGCAACTTatatgatttctttatttggtTTAGCCTCTGGAGGCGCGGGTATTGCTGGAATAGTACTTTATGGATTAATTGAAAAGGCAATAACTGCTTTTTTTTTAGGGAacagtaaacaaaaaatggaCGACGCCGTGAAAAAGGTGGTACTTTTAACACTTGGATTGACATCTTTATTAATGTTGGTGGGAAACATACTCTTATTTTTGGGGGCTACCTCAAGTTCTCGTGGTGCATTATCAAGTGGCGTTATTGTGCTTTTAGTGATGTGCCTGATCATCATTTTTGAGGCTATCGGCCTGCCTTTGTTTTGCTTCTTCCACGAAccattttgtgttataaaaaaactatcaacaCTTTTAGTGGTCTTGTCCAGCCTTATAATCACAATTTTTCTTGAACTATGGTTATATTTCATAGCCGTGGCTAACAGCTATTTGGTGGAATTGTAA
- the LOC116778142 gene encoding uncharacterized protein LOC116778142 isoform X2 has translation MDASASNKTNPENNLYDLYLKIENPIYSARVPYNKPVVKYTRLPDFDLNTKALWSPQYISLEPRLRRIITIEEPKETTHRSLRSNVATPGVMTSKVCKRKIVTIEEESETNVYPKFYSKDTKCSVKYNMTNNKKETTPKFENKYKYSRGDNSGQNTTKYKEFNDNESTKSAKSIKSAGSSPKFSLSKKLLNPKENEKECTPKKNKLKEYINIKAPPKTVLDKTKRTKSPPNFNRNKMSLIKDIKDKVRPVSVIHVPLDDHFRKRDIGTEASEVIMNQAVHSINNVTTAVQAVPDVTFKDVEISTNFTPEKVNQMTSVDEVISKLGSECKDIKDTYDSLEIPNVSLINSKTDSSKDLDIEKKINNIPNSYVKEEKEHDTDIVRTPNIDNASSNVSDKDKDTVYHKSTSYIIGRATLTYTTRQKINFHLVENNEVLHSRISPRSLNYPLNVVSVLKKEISNQKYNNDDKLNYNSQDSKSDDETETRLTPINRSYALKSEKLVKPSDIISTIKLNNNLLHRDLCGQFQRELNFIDSFFESLQYLDSCSLSDRSITEKKVENWISGGANEVKNFEFGSFLSQFENEFNIDNPKTMASESLCLLNFLIQNEQIKAEYLLDALKMREDALKHFTKSQILWLEDKKKHDHTDIPTLKKKQRGAIIKLQHECGEMQRMRKALLALSEQRKLALKKTKKNIELKLRNSSDVEQIILGKKKLRRNVSTDRNNAPLKCFELSSSGCDDSTTSRPKSNASIVLNDLKAVTSAEKCVQTGESLPLTSDQSTNTFDENFVVVDGSYLNIVFQNLSPQIFSAGKQYEVNKDALKNIVDKSNMHNINQNNEVALEEFMDHIKNHELESSSPSTARSLVDEFDQIYKTYSDDDISYEVGRALVDDIKEVQVSPEAGNIKNDVKTLAVPSGGVDRSVSVDECCSCEPLVASVGIQVSKGKEVAQTSVTGPLPIPAGAASTDDVSSEVATWLTQRSSVKSTGASSSSSQSHNPSISSLSSPVQYEAEELRRQQLAIEREIKALEQQQCQLLALREIPDKPPPPYTPPTEPRPLKSLNKFIADDINEQKIHKLLFQPGKQLGETDVFEVFVKDFCQESIERQKLDRSDKYWDTCNMIPVKPKPDKEKLVKKAAADLKEVLSDVPPTVVSGVGARRSDHIDDILFAEWRRCEPEWTSLHADEVIVKNQVFESIFQKILSETVDEYKRTVLSKPSDGSVP, from the exons ATGGATGCATCGGCATCCAACAAAACGAATCccgaaaataatttatatgatctttatttgaaaattgaaaatcCCATCTACTCGGCTCGAGTTCCATATAATAAACCTGTAGTGAAATATACGCGCCTACCAGACTTCGATCTCAACACTAAAg CATTATGGTCACCACAATATATATCTTTGGAACCAAGGTTACGTCGCATCATTACCATTGAAGAGCCAAAAGAAACCACACATAGGTCATTGAGATCCAATGTTGCTACACCAGGTGTAATGACGTCCAAAGTATGCAAGAGAAAAATAGTAACCATTGAAGAAGAAAGTGAAACAAATGTCTATccaaaatttt attCCAAGGACACAAAGTGtagtgttaaatataatatgaccaataataaaaaagaaaccactcccaaatttgaaaacaagTATAAGTATTCAAGAGGGGATAATTCAGGGCAAAACActacaaaatacaaagaattcaATGACAATG aaTCAACAAAAAGCgctaaaagtataaaaagtgCTGGGTCATCACCTAAATTTAGCTTaagtaaaaagttattaaaccCAAAGGAAAATGAAAAGGAGTGTACTCccaagaaaaacaaattaaaagaatacatCAACATTAAGGCACCACCAAAAACTGTTTTGGATAAGACAAAAAGAACTAAATCTCCACCTAATTTTAATCGTAACAAAATGTCTCTTATCAAAGATATTAAAGACAAGGTTAGACCGGTTTCTGTAATACATGTGCCACTTGATGATCATTTTCGCAAACGTGATATTGGAACTGAGGCTTCAGAGGTCATCATGAATCAAGCTGTACATTCTATTAATAATGTCACTACAGCGGTTCAGGCAGTTCCAGATGTGACATTTAAGGATGTAgaaatttcaacaaattttaCACCAGAGAAAGTGAATCAAATGACATCTGTTGATGAAGTGATAAGCAAATTAGGTAGTGAATGTAAGGATATCAAAGATACTTACGATAGTCTTGAAATACCAAATGTAAgcttaataaatagtaaaactgACTCGTCCAAAGACCTagacattgaaaaaaaaattaataatataccgAACAGTTAtgtaaaagaagaaaaagaacATGATACTGATATTGTTAGAACGCCTAATATTGATAATGCTTCTTCGAATGTTAGCGATAAAGATAAAGACACTGTATACCATAAAAGTACATCATACATTATTGGCCGAGCTACCTTAACTTATACAACAagacagaaaataaattttcacctAGTAGAAAATAACGAAGTTTTGCACTCTAGGATCTCACCACGTTCATTAAATTATCCTTTGAACGTTGTTTCCGTACTGAAAAAGGAAATATCGAATCAGAAATACAATAACGATGACAAACTAAACTACAATAGCCAAGATAGTAAATCTGACGATGAAACAGAAACTCGTCTTACTCCTATTAACCGTTCTTATGCTCTCAAGAGTGAAAAATTAGTAAAACCATCAGATATAATTAgtacaataaaacttaataacaatttgttaCATAGAGACCTCTGTGGACAGTTTCAACGAGAACTTAATTTCATTGATTCATTTTTCGAGTCTCTTCAGTATTTAGATAGCTGTTCCTTATCTGATAGAagtataacagaaaaaaaggTTGAAAACTGGATTAGCGGCGGTGCCAATGAAGTGAAGAACTTTGAATTTGGATCATTTTTGTCACAATtcgaaaatgaatttaatattgacaaCCCTAAAACAATGGCGTCCGAGAGTCTTTGTCTG CTCAATTTCCTCATTCAAAATGAGCAAATTAAAGCAGAATATCTGTTGGATGCTTTGAAAATGCGTGAAGACgctttgaaacattttacGAAGTCGCAAATTTTGTGGTTGGAAGATAAGAAAAAACATGATCACACCGACATACCGACactgaaaaagaaacaaagagGTGCAATCATAAAACTTCAACACGAATGTGGTGAAATGCAGCGCATGCGAAAGGCTCTGTTGGCGTTGTCGGAACAACGTAAACTGGCATTGAAGAAAACAAAGAAGAACATAGAACTTAAATTAAGGAATAGCTCTGATGTGGAACAAATTATATTgggaaaaaagaaattaagacGTAATGTTTCTACAGATCGTAACAATGCACCtcttaaatgttttgaattgTCTAGCAGCGGCTGCGATGATAGCACTACATCGAGGCCCAAGTCAAACGCATCCATTGTACTGAACGACTTAAAGGCAGTGACGAGCGCCGAAAAGTGCGTTCAAACAGGTGAAAGCCTCCCCCTTACATCAGACCAATCAACGAACACCTTCGACGAGAATTTTGTAGTTGTTGATGGTAGCTACTTGAACATCGTTTTCCAAAATCTATCACCTCAGATCTTCAGCGCCGGTAAACAGTACGAAGTGAACAAGGACGCCCTGAAGAATATAGTCGATAAAAGTAATATGCacaatattaatcaaaataacgAAGTAGCGCTTGAAGAGTTTATGGATCATATAAAGAATCACGAGTTGGAATCGAGTTCACCGTCCACTGCGAGAAGTTTAGTGGATGAATTCGACCAGATTTACAAGACCTATTCCGATGATGATATCTCATACGAAGTCGGCCGTGCTCTTGTGGACGACATCAAAGAGGTTCAAGTTTCACCTGAAGCTGGAAACATCAAAAATGATGTTAAGACATTGGCTGTTCCGAGTGGGGGAGTTGATCGTTCAGTGTCCGTTGACGAATGCTGTAGTTGTGAGCCATTAGTAGCTAGTGTTGGGATTCAGGTGTCCAAAGGCAAGGAAGTGGCTCAAACTAGTGTGACGGGACCATTACCTATACCAGCTGGTGCTGCTTCCACTGATGATGTATCATCTGAAGTAGCCACTTGGTTGACGCAGAGATCATCGGTGAAGTCCACCG gtgCGAGCAGTTCGAGTAGTCAATCTCATAATCCTAGCATTTCGTCATTATCATCACCAGTTCAGTACGAGGCTGAAGAATTACGTCGTCAACAACTAGCCATTGAACGAGAG ATTAAAGCATTAGAACAACAACAGTGTCAATTGTTGGCGTTGCGTGAGATACCGGACAAACCCCCACCACCGTACACGCCACCAACAGAACCACGACCGTTAAAATCTCTAAACAAGTTCATAGCTGATGACATCAATGAACAGAAAATACACAAGTTGCTTTTCCAACCTGGCAAGCAACTCGGCGAAACAGATGTATTTGAAGTATTTGTCAAAGACTTCTGCCAAGAGTCCATTGAAAGACAGAAGTTGGATAGAAGCGACAAATATTGGGACACATGCAATATGATACCGGTTAAACCCAAGCCGGATAAAGAGAAATTAGTAAAGAAAGCTGCTGCTGACTTAAAAGAAGTCTTGTCGGATGTACCACCTACCGTTGTTTCAG GTGTAGGAGCGAGGAGGTCAGACCACATAGATGATATATTGTTTGCCGAGTGGCGACGTTGTGAACCAGAGTGGACTTCGTTGCACGCAGACGAAGTGATTGTTAAAAATCAGGTGTTTGAAAGCATTTTTCAGAAGATACTATCAGAAACTGTCGACGAATATAAAAGAACTGTGCTCAGTAAACCAAGTGATGGATCTGTGCCATGA